The following proteins are encoded in a genomic region of Plasmodium sp. gorilla clade G2 genome assembly, chromosome: 2:
- a CDS encoding acyl carrier protein — MKIIFLCIIFLYYVNAFKNTQKDGVSLQISKKKRSNQVNFLNRKNDYNLIKNKNSHSSLKSTFDDIKKIISKQLSVEEDKIEMTSNFTKDLGADSLDLVELIMALEEKFNVTISDQDALKINTVQDAIDYIEKNNKQ, encoded by the exons ATGAAGATCATATTCCtttgtataatttttctatattatgtGAACg cTTTTAAAAATACACAAAAAGACGGAGTGTCCTTACAGAtatcaaaaaagaaaagaagcAATCAAgtcaattttttaaatagaaaaaatgattacaatttgataaaaaataaaaactcaCATAGCTCTTTAAAAAGTACTTTtgatgatattaaaaaaattatatcaaaGCAATTATCAGTAGAGGAAGACAAAATAGAAATGACGTCAAATTTTACCAAg GATTTAGGGGCTGATAGTTTAGACCTTGTCGAATTAATTATGGCACTTGAAGAAAAGTTTAATGTAACTATTTCTGATCAAGATGCTCTGAAAATTAACACAGTTCAAGATGCTATagattatatagaaaaaaataataaacaataa
- a CDS encoding ribosome-recycling factor gives MIFQHLISLNNEKKISMFFYIFLILYITHVRTFYECLNLKNEKNYNVFLINGNNNGPSYYFVNSNYRNNNNFLRRKENYQRVLQLYDPPLNEGAKRNSYILYAHGKKNKNKNKMNHYNNVTTKRKTVNRRDQDDEDEDEEEEDNYEDDEANYEDDEANYEDDEDNYEDDEDNYEDDEDNYEDDEDNYEDDEDNYDDEYDDDDDDYPFNNDDIDIGDKDTPYETQKSKTRSKDENMTHQNKGGNTTLSLENYKIKKNVNYDIETDKKNKVKKKDEEDIHETNEKDDNINDNNDDKDNEHIDDIMDEEYEEDYITEEDIKDLHKICSDKMNKVYEFLKKESYRFNLNNVSNDMFENEKVKINERIYTVKHICHIKKKENLFTITPYDPYFVNFLYQHFIKEFDELKFYVKDKSLYAVIPPISENLKNEIKMKIKKKIEDSKVTLRTVRKQMMDKLEKFKNKIGKDIYFKQKNYIQSIHDQTKKNIEKIFADAK, from the coding sequence ATGATTTTTCAGCATTTGATAAGTTTAAACAATGAAAAAAAGATAAGTATGttcttttacatatttttaatattgtatattaCTCATGTGAGAACATTTTATGAGTgcttaaatttaaaaaacgAAAAGAATTACAATGtgtttttaataaatggAAATAATAATGGTCCCTcctattattttgtaaacaGTAATTacagaaataataataattttttaagaaGAAAGGAAAATTATCAAAGAGTACTACAATTGTATGATCCTCCACTCAATGAAGGGGCTAAAAGGAAtagttatattttatatgctcatggcaaaaaaaacaaaaataaaaataaaatgaatcaCTATAATAATGTAACAACGAAAAGAAAAACAGTAAATAGAAGGGACcaagatgatgaagatgaagatgaagaagaagaagataattatgaagatgatgaagctaattatgaagatgatgaagcTAATTATGAAGACGATGAAGATAAttatgaagatgatgaagataattatgaagacgatgaagataattatgaagatgatgaagataattatgaagatgatgaagataattATGACGATgaatatgatgatgatgatgacgaTTATCCctttaataatgatgatatagaCATAGGTGATAAGGATACTCCTTATGAAACTCAAAAAAGTAAAACAAGATCAAAAGATGAAAACATGACTCATCAAAACAAGGGAGGTAATACTACATTATCATtggaaaattataaaattaaaaaaaatgttaattatgatatagaaacagataaaaaaaataaggtaaaaaaaaaagacgaAGAAGATATACATGaaacaaatgaaaaagatgataacataaatgataataatgatgataaagatAACGAACATATTGATGACATTATGGATGAAGAATATGAAGAAGATTATATAACCGAAGAAGATATCAAGGatttacataaaatatgttcagacaaaatgaataaagtttatgaatttttaaaaaaagaatcttatcgatttaatttaaataatgtttCTAATGATATgtttgaaaatgaaaaagtcAAAATAAATGAACGTATATATACAGTGAAACATATATGtcatattaagaaaaaagaaaacttaTTTACTATAACACCATATGATCCTTATTTTGTTAATTTCCTTTATcaacattttataaaagaatttgATGAACTCAAATTTTATGTGAAGGATAAATCCCTTTACGCTGTTATACCGCCTATATcagaaaatttaaaaaatgaaataaaaatgaaaatcaaaaaaaaaatagaagatTCTAAAGTTACACTTAGAACTGTAAGGAAACAAATGATGGATAAGTtagaaaaatttaaaaataaaataggaaaggatatttattttaaacagaaaaattatatacaaagTATACATGATCAAACcaagaaaaatatagaaaaaatatttgctGATGCAAAGTGA